The Deinococcus puniceus genome segment TCTCCCGGCAAAAACCCGCGTACCGTCAGTTCGGCGGCGCGGCCTGCGGGTACGCCGTCGCGCAAAAAGGCCTGCATCACTTCTATGCGGGCCAGATCGTAAGGCGAATACAGGCGGTAGCCACTTTCGCTGCGGGCGGGCGACGGAAAGCCGTAGCGCCGCTCCCACTGCCGCAGCGTGACGGCCAACACCCCCGTGCGGGCCGAGACTTCGGACGCCGTAAACATGGCAGTCGAGTCCTGTTCCGGCGAAAGAGGTGGAGCGCCGGAATCGTTCATCGCCTCCCATCTTGACCGTTCCGGCGGCACTTGACCGTAAGCAATGCTGAGTTGGTCATGAGCCTGCTCTGACCATCAGGTCTCTTAAGACAGTTCTCCGAATTACGCCACCGAAAAAAGAGACTTTCGGTGGCTCTATTCTCCGTCCTGCTCGGTCAAATTCACTCGCTTCGCTCGGTCATTATTATGACAACTGCTGTAGGGTAAGCTTCAGACGAATTTTACTTGTCGGTGCCGGGCAATGGGTTGCTCCGCACCGGGCCGCCGTCTACGCCTCCGCTTCGGCTGGTGCCGAGGCCGCCCTCTGCGTCGCCGCCCAGATCGCTGTCGCCGTCGTTGTTGGGCGTGCCCTGACGGTCTTCAAAGTCGCTTCCGCCGAGGCGTCCATCGTCGAAGCCGGGCTGATCGTTGGCATTGCGGCTGTCGTCGTCCACATCGGCCCGCAGGATGCTTTCTACGGCCATCTTGTCTTGCAGGAGTTCGCCCGTCGTGCCTTCATCCACCAGTTCGCCGCGAGTCTCGGCGGATTGGCGGGCTTCTCTGGTCATGTCGTCGGTCTGGGCATTCTGGTCGTTGGTGGAATCGTCGTCGCGCTGGGTCATGCGTGCAGGCTAGTCCCGGTGAGTGGGCAGGCGCTGAGTCGGCCTTGATGAAATCTGAGCCTTGATGAAATTTGAGGAGGTGGGGCGGGGAAACTGGCGGGGAAGATCACCAACCCCATGTACAGGAAGACGACACCAGTCGCGCTCGCCCCGATTGGTACAGACCGCAGGGAGGGGAGTGAGCAACGCTAATGCTGTTCTGCACGTGACTCCGAAAAAATGGCGGCCCCTCATCAACATGCTTTCAGACCCTTGAACCCTCGGCCCTCAGACCGCCCCCAAACGCCGCTCGCCCGTGTCAGGATAGGCAGCATGACGATGATCGACGAATACGACTTCCAAAACGTGCAGCTTGACCAGCATGGCCCCATCGCCGTGCTGACGATTGCGCGGCCCAAAGCCTTGAACGCCCTGAACGGCGACACCCTCAGCGAGATTTCGCAGGCCCTCGACCTGATGATCGAAAACGCTGAAATCGGCGCACTGATCATCACGGGCAGCGGAGACCGGGCGTTCGTGGCCGGGGCCGACATCGCCGAGTTTTCCAGCATAGACGGCGTGTACGCGGGCCGCGAACTGTCCCTGTCGGGCCAAGATGTGATGCACCAGATCAGCAGCCTGCCCATTCCGGTCATCGCGGCCATCAACGGCTTCGCGTTGGGCGGCGGGCTGGAATTGGCGCTGGCCTGCGATATTCGGGTGGCGTCTCCCTTGGCCCGCCTTGGCCTGCCCGAAGTGTCGCTGGGTCTGATTCCCGGCTTTGGCGGCACGCAGCGCCTGTCACGCCTGATCGGCATGGGCCGCGCACTGGACATGATGCTCACCGCCCGTCAGGTCAAGGCCGAAGAAGCCCTGATGATGGGCCTCGTGAACTACGTGGCCGACGATCCCCTGATGAAGGCCCGCGAAGTGGCCGAGCAGATCCTGAAAAACGCGCCGATTGCCCTGTCCTTGGTGAAAGAAGCCGTGCGGCGCGGGCTGGACACCACTTTGGAGGGCGGCATGGAAATCGAAGCCGACCTGTTCGGCATGACCACCGCCACCAAGGATTTCCGCGAGGGCACAGCGGCTTTCTTGGCAAAACGTCCGGCAGATTTTCAGGGCGAGTAGGGTCAGTCTCAATCCGTTTCAGCTCTAGGACGTTCAGCCTCAATAAATCAGGATTCAAGCTCTTGTCAGACCAGTTGTGATGAAATGAGCGCCCGGTTCAGGCCGGGCCGTTTCTATTTCGACTCGTGTGCTACGCGCTGTGAACTGGGGTGGCTGGGCAAGGCGTAAGCGCCAGCAGGGGAGAACACAGATGAACGACGATTCCAAATTGCCCGTGCAAGACGCTTCAGATCAACTCGAATCCGCATCGGAAGCCAACGCGGGCGACGCCAAATTTACCCTGAGTGTGTCGGGCGGCAAGGTGCAGGACGTGGAAGGCAAACAGCCGGGGCGCGTGGTGGAATATTCCACGCCCCGTGTGAAGCTGATCGAGGAAGCGAATCAGGCCATCCGCCTTGATCTGGAGCCGTACCCCAGAGCGTTGGCCGCCTACAACGCCCTCCGCAGCGACCCGGAAGCGTTGGCGCACTGGGACATGGCGAATTACATCACCATGAGAAAGCTCGGCTACAACGATCACGGGCGCGTGCACGCCTTTATTACCGGGGCGGCCAGCCTCGCCATTACCGAACTGCTGCTGGACGCTGGCGTGAAGACCGACATTATGGAATCGGGGGTGGGCGACGCCGAAGACGTATTTCTGACCATCATTCTGGGCACGATGCTGCACGATATCGGCAACCAAGTTCACCGGCAGGGCCATGAGGCGCACGGGGTGGCGCTGGCCCTGCCGATCCTTGACCGCATCATGGGGCCGCTGTACGCCGATCCGTTCAAGCGCACCAAAGTTCGGGCTTTTATTCTGGGGGCCATCAACTCCCACGACCTGAATCCGGCTCCGCTGACCTTAGAAGGCGGCATCGTGGCTGTGGCCGACGGCACCGATATTACCAAAGGCCGGGGCCGCAAGGCGTTCAATCTGGGCAGCGTCGATATTCATTCCATCAGTGCGCTGGCCGTCGATCAGGTGGTCATCGAGCGGGGCCGCCATATGCCCGTGCTGATCAGCGTGACCATGAACAATTCCGGCGGTATTTTTCAGGTGGAAGAAGTGCTGGCCCCCAAGGTGATCCGCACGCCCATGCGGAAATACGTAGAACTGCGGGCCACCACGCGCCCGCAAGGCGACGAACAGATTTTGTCGCGGGTGCGGTTGGACGGCGACCATTTCGTGATGGATCTGGAAAGCGGCGAAACGGTGGCCGTAGAAGTACAGGACAGCCAGAAGAAAATGCAGGACGCCGTGACCCAGAATTTGGGAGTGGGCGTGCAAAACCGCTAGTGTAAATTGAGCTAGGGGTAACTCTGGAACGTGGCCTGAATGCCTTGTGCTTGATTGGTTCTGGTGTGTGGCGACTGTAATTTCAGGGCAAAAACAGGGTTCAAATGAAGAGGCGGCGTGCATGATAATTTTGCACGCCGCCTAAGCGTGTTCGCTAAAGCCTCTATGGATGCCCTCTGGCTCGGTTCCCACCCGATCTCCACCCCACTGCGCCGTATACTTGCCCACAATGAAGCCGATTGGTGTGTACGTGGCCGCACGGGAACTGCCGGGCCGTGACGTGGCGAGAGGAGGGTCTGTCCTCACCGGAGTGCGGACACTGCGGGCCACAGACCGCCTGACCGGAATGCCTGTGCTGGTGCATGTGTTGCCACACTCGCCGACGCCCCCCGCGCTGCCTGTGCCGCAGTTGCCCGACCACCCGGCCTTGCTGCCCTACTCCGATGCGGGCATGGACGGCAACGACGCCTACCTTGTTACGGAACTCCCGCTGCACGCGGTGTTAGCGGCTGACCCGCTGCTGGCGGCGCGGGGGGCACTGGCGGGATTGGCAGCCCTGCACGGCGCGGGTTTGGTTCACGGGGGCGTCAGTGCCTCGCAACTCTGGAGTGTGGACGGGCGCGTGGCCTTGGCAGGTGCGGGCCTCCCTTGGTCAGAGGAGCCGGGATCGCCTGACGACGATTTGCAGGCCCTGGCCGACGCGCTGGCGCAACTGGGCGGCGTCCCCGAACCGCTGCGGGCTTTGCAGGACACTCCCGGCACCCTCACGGCGCAGGCGGCATTGGCGCGGTTGCAAGTGGGGACGGCTTCCGGTGATTCAGATGGCTCTGGTCAGACCAATTCCACTCAGGCCGATTCCAGTCAGGCTCGCTCTGGTCAGGCTGCCGCGCCCGCTCCGGCTTCCTCAGTCCAGACGTTGCCTGCACTGGCCCCCGCAGAGCAACTGCAACTTGAGGCCCAGCAGGTTGATCTCCCCGCGCCCCATGACGGCACGCCTATTGTCTTGGACGACGCTGCCGTTGCCCCTGCGCCCAACGCCGCTGATCTGGACGCGCCTAGCGGCAAGGCGCAAGGGGCAGTGGTCGATGTGGCTTTTCCGCATCTGTCCCATGTACCAGCGGTAGACGACGCACACCCGCACCGCGCCCCCGAACCTGCCGAACAGCCCAAGCCCCAAGCGGAGGCAAGTCGGCCTAGTCCCAGCCCATCTGACACCGTTGGGGCAGACTCGCGCGTTCCGGTGATCCAGATAGACCTGACCCAGCCTGGTCTGAGTGAATCTGAACTGAGTCGACCCAGTCCCGGTGCCTCTGATGAAGGCGTGACCATCACGGCGATCCGGCCCCTTGCCGCTCCGGAATCGCCGCCGAGTCTGCCTGCCGTGTCGCCCGTGTCGGCCTATTCCAACGCACCGCCCGGAGTGGCCGAAACGCCGCAGGAACGCCGCAAACGCCAGAACGACGAGCGCCGCGCACAGGCCATGCAGGACAGCCGCGCCGCCGCCGAGCGCAAGGCCGCTGCCCGCCGGGAGCGAGAGGCGGCGCAGCCAGCAGTGGTTCAGATCGAATTTGATGATCTGCCGGAATTGCCCGGAGTCGGTTCCGAGAGTGAAAAGATCGGGGGGAATGGGCCGCGCTTTCCTACACCGGTGAATGTGGAGCGCGTGCCCGCGTCTATGCGCCGTGCGCCCCTGCCGCCAGAAGAGTCGGAGGAGCCTGAGCAGAAGACACAGGTGGAAAGAACACAGGAAGTGGGCCGCCTGCCCGCCCGCCGAACTCAGGGCGAACCGATCCGCATCGGCTGGGCCGAAGACGATTCTTGGCGCGTGGTCAGAGCGCCCGGCAAGGCGGCTCCGGCCCGTCCCCGCGCCCCGCGTTGGCTGCTGCCCCTGCTGGCGGCCCTGCTGCTGCTGGGCGGCGCGGTCTGGGCCTTTTTTGCGTTGCCCAGTGTTAATCAACCCAGTGCCAATCAACCCGGTGCCGATCAACCCGCCGCCGAAGCGCCCTGCTGCACCGTGCGTTTTACCGTGCAGGGCGCAGCCGGAGTCACGGCCCGCCTGACGGTGTTGGAAGCGCCGGACGGGGCCAACCTGACCCCCGGACAGGATGTGGGCGTGGCCCCCGGCCCCATCAAATTGCCTGTGCGCGGCACCTACCGCCTGCGCGTGGCCGCCGATGGGTACGCCCCCGGCACGCTCAGCGTCACGGCTCCGACTTCACAGCCCATCCGCATCGACTTGGGGCCGTAGTCGCCCCCGGCAGCCGTTGCAGCAAGTCCCGCTTCATCAAGTTCCCCAGAGTCAGAGGTCTGGGGGTCAGGCGTCAGACCTTCCCCTGACAATTTGCATAGAATAAAGGCAGATTTAAGATTGTTCGGTTCAATCTGCGTCAGGTTGCCTTCCCGCTCCGTTCCGCTGTGTTTTCCCTCGGATCACCGTTTTCCTCAGATCACCGCGCACCCCTTCCCCGGAGGATGTTCATGAAGAAACCCGTACTGAAACTGTCCATGCTGGCTGCTACCGTTCCCGTGACGTTGGTCCTGCTCGGCACGGCGGCCAGCCCCGCAGCACAGGCGCAAACTGCGGCCAAACTCAAGGCCTGCTTTATTTACGTGGGGCCAGTGGGCGACATCGGCTGGAGCTACGCGCACGACGAAGCCCGCAAAAAGACCGAGAAGGCGCTGCCTTGGCTGGAAACCAAGTACGTGGAAAGTGTGCCGGAAGGTCAGGCCACGCCTGTCATCGACCGCCTTGTGAAGGACAAGTGTCAAGTCATCTTCACCACGTCTTTCGGCTTTATGGATCAGACCTTGGAAGCGGCCAAGAAGTACCCCAACGTCATTTTTGCCCACACCAGCGGCTTCAAGCGTGCGCCCAACATGGCCACCTACATGGCCGACTTCTACCAGATCTACTACCTGAACGGCATGATGGCCGCCGCCCTGAGCAAAACGGGCAAGCTGGGCTATGTGGCCGCGTTCCCCATTCCGGAACTCAAGCGCCACATCAGCGCCTTTGCCCTCGGCGCACGCGCCGTCAATCCCCGCGCCGTGGTGAACGTGAAGTGGATCAATGCGTGGGTCGACCCGAACAAGGCCCGCGAAGCCGCCGAAGCCCTGATCAGCGAGGGCAACGACGCGCTGGCCTTTACCGAGGACACCGCGACGGTGGTGCAGACTGCCGCCGCCCGCAAGGTGCCCTCATTCGGCCACTACAGCCCTATGTACAAATTTGCCCCCGATTACGTGGTCAGCGGGCAACTCGTTCACTGGGAGCGCATTTACATCGACTTCCTGACCAAAGTGCGCAATAAGACCTACACCACCAAGAACCTTCAGAACGTGGACTACTGGAACCTGCTGCGCGGCGGCTCGGTGGAACTCGGCGCACAGGACGGCATGGCGATCAATCCCAAGTGGGTGCCGCAACTGAAGGCTGCCAAAATGACCGTGAACGGCAAACAGGTCAGCGTGTATGACCGCGTGATGGCCCTGAAAGCCGACATGGAGAAGGGCGGCAAATTTGACCCCTTCACTGGCCCGATTAAAGACCGTAACGGCGTACTACGCGTAAAAGCAGGCAAAGTCAGCACCATCGCGGAGCTGAACAACATGAGCTGGGTGGCCCCCGGCGTGATGGGTCAGGTGGCCGACGAGCCGAAATAAGCCTGAGCGCTAGGCAGTAGGACACCCCAGCAGTAAGACGACCTGAAAGAGGGTGTGGGAGACAGAATCCAAGTCTCCCACACCCTCTTTTTCACAATCCACCCTCTACAATCTAGCTGTCCCTTCCTGCCCTCTGCCGCACTTGCTCCGGCGTCAGCGGCCTGCCGTGCCCCGGCAAGATCACCCGTAACTCCATCTGCGCGATGTGCTGGAGCGTCTGAAGTGCCTGTGTATGATCGGCGTTGTAAGGCGCGTGGGGCAGGGCAGCCCGCATTCCACCCTTGCCGTCTGGGGCGGACAACACGGCGTCGGCAGCGATCAGCACGCCGTTCCTCAGCAGTCCGATCTGACCGTGTGAATGTCCGGGCAGGGCCACGACTTCCCAGCCCACGACCTGTTCGCCTGCCCCCACACCAGTCAGGGACGCGGCAGGCACCTTGGGATGCAGCCGCGAAATGACGGCCCCCATCCCCGGCATTCCGGCGGGGTAGGGCAACTCGTGGCGCTGTCCCGTCAGTTGGGCGTGTTCCAGCGGGTGCGCCAGCAGGGGAAAGCCCAACCGCGCCGCCACGAATGCCCCGCCTGCATGGTCGACATGGGCATGGGTCACCAGCACCGCGTCCGGCTGAAATCGACGCAGCAGACGGGCAAAATCTGGGGCATAAGGCAGCGCCCCAGTATCTACCATCAAGCGCCCCTGCGGGCTGGTCAGCAAAAACACGTTGGCGTACCTGCGCTTAATCTGTACGCCCTCGCGGCGGAGGAGGTCTGCGGAAAGGGCCGTCACAAGACTGGATAATGGCACAGACAGCGCAGATGCACAGGGTCATCAGGACGGCAAAAAGGGGCGACTCCCACGCCGCCCCTCTGTCCTTTACTTCCACTCCCTGACCGATCCGTCGTGGCCGATGGGCCTACTTGATGGTCACCAACGCGCCGTACCAGTGGCCGAGGCCTTCGCTGCCGCTGGTGTTGGCGTATTTCAGGTACACGGTGGTGGCGTCTGTTGCCTTGAAGGTCGCGGTGCTGTCGGCCAACCCGCCGAGGCCGCCTGCACTGGTTTGGGCACCGGCCAGCGGGGTGCCCGTGGCGTCGACCACCGTGACGCGGGCGCTGGCTTTGCTGCCTGTGGCGCGGGCGATGGCGTGTACGGTCAGGGTTTGTCCGGCGGGCACCACGAAGCGGTGGAAATCGGTGTCGGGTGTGCCCGCAGGTACGCCGGGCGCGGGCGGAAGCACGTAATTGTCGTTGCTGAAGGTGCCGCCCAGCAGGAGGCCCTGTGCCAGTACCTCGGCAGGAGCGGCGCTGAAATTGGTGGCGGTGGCCGGGCTGCCGTTGCGTGCGGTTGCGCCGTACTCGAACAGATCGGCCTCGTGCTGGTAGCTGCGGGTCACGGTTGCGCCGCTGGTGACAGTCACTTTGCCCAGCAGGGGGGTGCGGCTGCCGCCATACACGGCCCAACTCGGGCCAGCCACGCGCACTTCGTACTCGCCGGGTTCTATGCCGTAAAAGAAGGCGCTGCCCCAGGCGGGGGCCGGGGCGGCCTTGGCGTCGGCTTCTGCGCCCTCCAAGTCACCGTTGCTGGTCTGGGCCAGATAATCCAGCCCTTTGTTTTGCCCGCCCAGCGGCGTCAATATCACGTCGCTGCCGGTCAGCGGCGACCCCATCACCAGATCGGCCACCTGCACCACTACTTTGCCGCCGTCTGCGGGCACGCTGGCCGCCGTGAAGTTGTTCAGGGCCGTCAGCACATTCACGCGCTTGTCGGTGGGCAGGCGCGGGTCTTTCATGGGGTCGCCGCCCGCCACCAGCATTTTCTTCACCTGATACGGCGTCAGGGTTATGCCCAAGGTCTTGGCCCGCTCCAGCAGCAGGGCCGAGGCTCCGGTGACGACTGGGGCCGCCATGCTGGTGCCGTTGAACAGCCCATACGACTGGGCACGCTGCGCCGGGGGCAAGCTTTCGTTGATGTAGGTGGTCAGGCCCTGATCGCCGGGCGCGTACAGATCGACCCGTTTGCCCACGTTGCTGAAATCGGCCTTCAGGTCGTCACCGATGCTGGCCCCTACGCTGATGACGCCGGGAAATGCACCGAGTCCGTTGTGCAGGTCGCGGCGGTCATTGCCTGCCGAGGCCACTACCACCACATTCTTGCTGAGCGCGTAGTCCACGGCGTCCTTGAGGGTTTGGCCGTAGCCGCCGCCGCCCCAAGAGTTGTTCAGCACCTGTGCGCCGTGATCCACAGCCCAGACGATGCTGTAGGCCACGTTGAAATCGCCCGCAAAGCCCTTCTCATCAAAAATTCGCACGGGCATCAGTACGGCGTCTGGGGCCACACCCGCGCCGCCTTTGCCGTTACCGAGGCGCTCACCTATGGTTCCGGCGCTGCCACTGCCGTGAGAACCGCTGGTCAGGGGCATGTCGGGCGTCAGTTCCTTCAAGGTCGTGGCGTCAAAGCCGGTCACGATTTTGCCCTCGGCCATCAGGTCTTCGTGCTGGCGGTCAAAATCATCGTCGACTACGCCCACCACGATGCCTTTCCCGGTGGCGATGCCGCGCACCTGATCGGCCTTGATCTGGCTGATCCACCACTGCTTGGCCGAGAGGGGATCGGCGTCTGCGAGCGGCTGGAGGGCGGCCTGCGTGCCTAAGCTCTGTGTCGCTAAGCTCTGTACGCCCACGTTCTGGTTGGTCACGTCGCCCAGCAGGCGGCGGCGCTGATTGACCTCGGCGTAGCGTGCGCCGCTGATCTGGAGGGCGCGTGCGGTGCGCTGAGGCGACAGCGCATCGGGCAACACCAGCAGCGCCGTGTTCAGCTGGGGCAATGTGGCTTTCACTGTCGCGCCGAGGTGCGCGGCCAGACGCGAGAGCTGCGCCTGACTGGTGTAGCCCACCACCACTTCACCAGAGGTCAGGTCGCCCGCTTCACGCTGAAGGGAGGCTAGATCCGGCAAGGACTGGGGGGCCAGCTGTGCAAAGCTCTGGACGCCGAGGCGTGCGGCCAACGACTGCCCCGCCTTCAGGTCGAATGCTGGCGTGGTGGCGACTGGGGTTTCGGTAGGCGGAACATTGCTTGTGGGCGCGGCAGAATCGGTGCCGCCGCAAGCCGTCAGCAGCAGGCCGAGGCTGAGGGCCAGCAGCGCCGTGTTCAGGGGTAGATGCTTCATCAGTTGCTCCCGTTTCCGGTGGTAAAGGTGCTTATGAGACCCTCGCAGACGGGGCCGCCGAAGTTGCAGCCGCCGTTGGGCGAAAAGATGTTGTAGTAGTCCTGCGCGATGCTCACAGCCCGGCCATCGGCGCTGAAGGCCGCCGCCGAGACATCGAAGGAATACGAGTGGAACGCTTCGAGCTTGGGCAGCAAAGCTTTGCCGTTTTCATTGAACAAGACGCTGTAGGTATTGCCTGTCATGGTCAGCGCGGGCGACTTGCCGTCGTCGGTATACAC includes the following:
- a CDS encoding MBL fold metallo-hydrolase, with protein sequence MTALSADLLRREGVQIKRRYANVFLLTSPQGRLMVDTGALPYAPDFARLLRRFQPDAVLVTHAHVDHAGGAFVAARLGFPLLAHPLEHAQLTGQRHELPYPAGMPGMGAVISRLHPKVPAASLTGVGAGEQVVGWEVVALPGHSHGQIGLLRNGVLIAADAVLSAPDGKGGMRAALPHAPYNADHTQALQTLQHIAQMELRVILPGHGRPLTPEQVRQRAGRDS
- a CDS encoding BMP family ABC transporter substrate-binding protein translates to MKKPVLKLSMLAATVPVTLVLLGTAASPAAQAQTAAKLKACFIYVGPVGDIGWSYAHDEARKKTEKALPWLETKYVESVPEGQATPVIDRLVKDKCQVIFTTSFGFMDQTLEAAKKYPNVIFAHTSGFKRAPNMATYMADFYQIYYLNGMMAAALSKTGKLGYVAAFPIPELKRHISAFALGARAVNPRAVVNVKWINAWVDPNKAREAAEALISEGNDALAFTEDTATVVQTAAARKVPSFGHYSPMYKFAPDYVVSGQLVHWERIYIDFLTKVRNKTYTTKNLQNVDYWNLLRGGSVELGAQDGMAINPKWVPQLKAAKMTVNGKQVSVYDRVMALKADMEKGGKFDPFTGPIKDRNGVLRVKAGKVSTIAELNNMSWVAPGVMGQVADEPK
- a CDS encoding enoyl-CoA hydratase/isomerase family protein; protein product: MTMIDEYDFQNVQLDQHGPIAVLTIARPKALNALNGDTLSEISQALDLMIENAEIGALIITGSGDRAFVAGADIAEFSSIDGVYAGRELSLSGQDVMHQISSLPIPVIAAINGFALGGGLELALACDIRVASPLARLGLPEVSLGLIPGFGGTQRLSRLIGMGRALDMMLTARQVKAEEALMMGLVNYVADDPLMKAREVAEQILKNAPIALSLVKEAVRRGLDTTLEGGMEIEADLFGMTTATKDFREGTAAFLAKRPADFQGE
- a CDS encoding S8 family serine peptidase, which gives rise to MKHLPLNTALLALSLGLLLTACGGTDSAAPTSNVPPTETPVATTPAFDLKAGQSLAARLGVQSFAQLAPQSLPDLASLQREAGDLTSGEVVVGYTSQAQLSRLAAHLGATVKATLPQLNTALLVLPDALSPQRTARALQISGARYAEVNQRRRLLGDVTNQNVGVQSLATQSLGTQAALQPLADADPLSAKQWWISQIKADQVRGIATGKGIVVGVVDDDFDRQHEDLMAEGKIVTGFDATTLKELTPDMPLTSGSHGSGSAGTIGERLGNGKGGAGVAPDAVLMPVRIFDEKGFAGDFNVAYSIVWAVDHGAQVLNNSWGGGGYGQTLKDAVDYALSKNVVVVASAGNDRRDLHNGLGAFPGVISVGASIGDDLKADFSNVGKRVDLYAPGDQGLTTYINESLPPAQRAQSYGLFNGTSMAAPVVTGASALLLERAKTLGITLTPYQVKKMLVAGGDPMKDPRLPTDKRVNVLTALNNFTAASVPADGGKVVVQVADLVMGSPLTGSDVILTPLGGQNKGLDYLAQTSNGDLEGAEADAKAAPAPAWGSAFFYGIEPGEYEVRVAGPSWAVYGGSRTPLLGKVTVTSGATVTRSYQHEADLFEYGATARNGSPATATNFSAAPAEVLAQGLLLGGTFSNDNYVLPPAPGVPAGTPDTDFHRFVVPAGQTLTVHAIARATGSKASARVTVVDATGTPLAGAQTSAGGLGGLADSTATFKATDATTVYLKYANTSGSEGLGHWYGALVTIK
- a CDS encoding phosphohydrolase — its product is MNDDSKLPVQDASDQLESASEANAGDAKFTLSVSGGKVQDVEGKQPGRVVEYSTPRVKLIEEANQAIRLDLEPYPRALAAYNALRSDPEALAHWDMANYITMRKLGYNDHGRVHAFITGAASLAITELLLDAGVKTDIMESGVGDAEDVFLTIILGTMLHDIGNQVHRQGHEAHGVALALPILDRIMGPLYADPFKRTKVRAFILGAINSHDLNPAPLTLEGGIVAVADGTDITKGRGRKAFNLGSVDIHSISALAVDQVVIERGRHMPVLISVTMNNSGGIFQVEEVLAPKVIRTPMRKYVELRATTRPQGDEQILSRVRLDGDHFVMDLESGETVAVEVQDSQKKMQDAVTQNLGVGVQNR